A stretch of the Archangium violaceum genome encodes the following:
- a CDS encoding VWA domain-containing protein has product MKQSEEERLERWRLVLGEPVQETLGVPLGESELRMDRALAALYDSERKGGLGASSPHVARWLGDIREYFPASVVRVMQGDAMTRLGLTEMLLQPEMLEAVEPDVSLVATLLSLRKVIPQKTKETARRVVRKVVEDLERRLRAPTERAVRGALSRTSRTRRPRAAEIDWDRTLRANLGNYQPERKSVVVERLVGHGRKRSSLRDVVLCIDQSGSMAASVVYSSIFGAVLASLRAVSTRMVLFDTAVVDLSEQLSDPVDLLFGTQLGGGTDIDRALAYCQQVVTRPAQTILVLITDLYEGGNAQRMLQRAASLVQSGVKVICLLSLSDQGTPAYDSHNAAQLTALGIPTFACTPDLFPELMAAAIQKQDLRAWAARNDIQLARSG; this is encoded by the coding sequence ATGAAGCAGTCTGAAGAGGAGCGGCTGGAGCGCTGGCGGCTCGTGCTGGGCGAGCCCGTGCAGGAAACACTGGGCGTGCCGCTCGGGGAGTCCGAGCTGCGCATGGATCGTGCGCTCGCGGCGCTGTACGACTCCGAGCGCAAGGGAGGACTGGGAGCCTCCTCGCCCCACGTGGCGCGCTGGCTGGGCGATATCCGCGAGTACTTTCCCGCCTCCGTCGTGCGCGTCATGCAGGGTGATGCGATGACGCGGCTCGGGCTCACGGAGATGCTGCTGCAGCCGGAGATGCTCGAGGCGGTGGAGCCGGACGTGTCGCTGGTGGCGACGCTGCTGTCTCTGCGCAAGGTCATCCCGCAGAAGACGAAGGAGACGGCGCGGAGGGTGGTGCGCAAGGTGGTCGAGGACCTGGAGCGGCGGCTGCGGGCCCCCACGGAGCGGGCCGTGCGAGGAGCGCTGTCGAGGACCTCGCGCACGCGCCGGCCGAGGGCCGCGGAGATCGACTGGGACCGGACGTTGAGGGCCAACCTGGGCAACTACCAGCCGGAGCGGAAGTCCGTGGTGGTGGAGCGGCTGGTGGGACACGGACGCAAGCGCTCGAGCCTGCGGGACGTGGTGCTGTGCATCGACCAGAGCGGCTCCATGGCGGCCTCGGTCGTCTACTCGAGCATCTTCGGGGCGGTGCTCGCCTCGCTGCGCGCGGTGTCCACGCGGATGGTGCTCTTCGACACCGCGGTGGTGGACCTGAGCGAGCAGCTGTCGGACCCGGTGGACCTGCTGTTCGGCACGCAGCTCGGAGGAGGCACGGACATCGATCGAGCGCTCGCGTACTGCCAGCAGGTCGTTACGAGGCCGGCGCAGACGATCCTCGTGCTCATCACGGACCTGTACGAGGGCGGCAACGCGCAGCGGATGCTCCAGCGGGCCGCGTCGCTGGTCCAGAGCGGCGTGAAGGTCATCTGTCTGTTGTCTCTGAGCGACCAGGGGACGCCGGCCTATGACAGCCACAACGCCGCGCAGCTGACGGCCTTGGGCATCCCGACCTTCGCCTGCACGCCGGATCTGTTTCCGGAGTTGATGGCCGCGGCCATCCAGAAACAGGACCTTCGCGCCTGGGCGGCGCGCAATGACATACAGCTTGCGCGCTCGGGGTGA
- a CDS encoding alpha/beta fold hydrolase, producing MNNRLGSLSSTKQKASINGQALEYIIAGQGSPTIVLINGSGGPIEGWLRVWEPLSALGTVFAYNRPGIGGSGKPVVPQTGEVIVESLRALLLHANLSPPYLLVGHSLGGLAVNLFARTFPTEVSGVVLLEATAPEDVSVMARYQNGFQRFAQRTLDSIFGKDELGETGHVSRTVDLIQRAGPFPDVPFVVVTGGRPAMAWATPAQALAARAEHQRRLAALSPQGKQMIASRSGHFPQLTEPEVVVEAVRFVVDHLPPG from the coding sequence ATGAACAACAGACTCGGGTCTCTTTCCAGCACGAAGCAGAAGGCCAGCATCAATGGGCAGGCCCTCGAGTACATCATTGCAGGGCAGGGCTCCCCCACCATCGTTCTCATCAATGGTTCCGGCGGCCCCATCGAGGGATGGCTCAGGGTGTGGGAGCCACTGTCCGCCCTGGGAACCGTCTTCGCGTACAACCGCCCAGGTATCGGCGGCAGCGGGAAGCCGGTTGTACCGCAGACCGGAGAGGTCATCGTCGAGTCGCTCCGTGCGCTCCTGCTTCACGCCAACCTGTCTCCGCCCTACCTCCTGGTGGGTCATTCGCTCGGCGGCCTCGCCGTCAATCTCTTCGCCCGGACATTCCCAACTGAGGTTTCAGGCGTGGTGCTGCTCGAGGCCACCGCTCCCGAAGACGTCAGCGTCATGGCCAGGTATCAAAACGGCTTTCAACGTTTCGCCCAGCGCACGCTCGATTCAATCTTCGGAAAGGATGAGCTCGGAGAGACTGGACACGTTTCACGCACCGTCGACCTCATCCAGCGCGCAGGCCCCTTCCCAGACGTCCCATTTGTCGTCGTGACGGGCGGCAGACCCGCCATGGCCTGGGCCACCCCGGCGCAAGCCCTCGCCGCACGGGCGGAACACCAGCGGCGCCTGGCTGCACTGTCGCCCCAAGGAAAGCAGATGATCGCCAGCCGAAGCGGGCACTTCCCGCAGCTCACGGAGCCAGAGGTCGTGGTGGAAGCCGTGCGCTTCGTAGTTGATCACCTGCCCCCGGGCTGA
- a CDS encoding type VI immunity family protein, which produces MPTIRYPRLKHHDERGGLIANDALLMCFYMQHPNEQIAPIIIRALELFRERIHPHQLAWYNAGDGQAKPLDDSAWEGIRKETLDPGPETAAFIQMWDDPIRIGGLHVDYRGLDIIPLPWPDRKDDVSVLYLRLPTEYLEERGPDRVRALALDLAAELPFNSGYVDFVLCSNKWDFGEALELIRPRYPGVHLASSGANLRMNTWVEGVHWMNFLGQPVLGQLGGVAALRERLALPGVSLQEMSGDRVLVTLGEQPETGDLEAGQTLPLHRALARVLEPHLYHWKLPYFHLDPEEILLWERRFLD; this is translated from the coding sequence ATGCCCACCATTCGATACCCGAGACTGAAACACCACGATGAGCGCGGCGGACTGATTGCAAACGACGCTCTGCTCATGTGTTTCTACATGCAACACCCCAACGAACAGATTGCACCCATCATCATACGTGCCCTGGAACTCTTCCGTGAACGGATACATCCCCATCAACTCGCCTGGTACAACGCAGGTGATGGGCAGGCGAAACCGCTCGATGACTCCGCATGGGAAGGAATCCGCAAGGAAACGCTGGATCCGGGGCCCGAAACAGCCGCCTTCATACAAATGTGGGATGACCCCATCAGGATTGGTGGACTCCACGTGGACTACAGAGGCTTGGACATCATCCCCCTGCCCTGGCCAGATCGAAAAGATGATGTGAGCGTCCTGTACCTGCGCCTGCCCACGGAGTACCTGGAAGAGCGGGGTCCGGACCGGGTCCGTGCACTAGCCCTCGATCTAGCGGCGGAACTCCCCTTCAACTCGGGGTATGTAGACTTCGTCCTCTGCTCGAACAAATGGGATTTTGGTGAAGCCCTCGAGCTCATCCGCCCGCGCTACCCGGGAGTGCACCTCGCATCGAGCGGGGCCAACCTCCGGATGAACACCTGGGTGGAAGGGGTGCACTGGATGAACTTCCTCGGGCAACCGGTGCTCGGTCAGCTCGGCGGTGTGGCCGCATTGCGTGAACGCCTGGCGCTCCCGGGCGTCTCCCTCCAGGAGATGAGCGGTGACCGGGTGCTCGTCACCCTCGGCGAACAGCCGGAGACGGGGGACCTGGAGGCGGGCCAGACGCTTCCCCTCCACCGCGCGCTTGCCCGAGTCCTGGAGCCCCACCTCTATCACTGGAAATTGCCTTACTTCCACCTGGACCCAGAGGAGATACTCCTCTGGGAACGCCGCTTCTTGGACTGA
- a CDS encoding cytochrome P450 → MLPPGPALPSPLQMSLYMADPLSFLRKQRKRHGDTFTLRMSGMGEFVFVSAPEDIKRIFNAPPDALHAGEGNAVILPLVGSSSLVMQDGAEHIRLRRLLLPPFQGERLHTYAGPMRETTHASLEQWPVGKPFPLLPRMMSLTIEILLRSVFGIEGKEELALFARRFPRLVDSIASPLYLIPALSGVDVFQKVPWLRASKMKREVDEAIYALIAHRRAQPADPRRQDMLSLLLESRDEAGQPLTDRELRDALFTVIVAGYETTAIGMCFTVERLLSTPEALARVHEELERVVGDTELQAEHLGQLEYLDAVIKETLRLRPVVPLVSRRTKVPFELSTYTLPPETMLVPGIALTHLREDIYPEPDSFQPERFLGKKPDPYAWLPFGGGSRRCLGMALSLFEMKVVLATMLRRAKLRLASKRPIHMVRRSIMFAPSRGMPVVLDEVRPRFGQPQKQVA, encoded by the coding sequence ATGCTCCCCCCAGGCCCCGCGCTGCCGAGCCCGCTGCAGATGTCGCTGTACATGGCCGACCCGCTGTCATTCCTGAGGAAGCAACGGAAGCGTCACGGAGACACCTTCACCCTACGTATGTCCGGCATGGGCGAGTTCGTCTTCGTGAGCGCGCCCGAGGATATCAAACGCATCTTCAACGCCCCACCGGACGCGCTGCACGCGGGAGAGGGCAACGCGGTGATTCTGCCGCTGGTGGGATCGAGCTCCCTGGTGATGCAGGACGGAGCGGAGCACATCCGGCTGCGGCGCCTGCTGCTGCCGCCGTTCCAGGGGGAGAGGCTTCACACCTATGCCGGCCCGATGCGGGAGACCACCCACGCGTCGCTGGAGCAGTGGCCCGTGGGCAAACCCTTCCCGCTGCTGCCGCGCATGATGTCGCTCACGATCGAGATCCTGCTGCGCAGCGTCTTCGGTATCGAGGGCAAGGAGGAACTGGCGCTCTTCGCCAGGCGATTCCCGCGGCTCGTGGACAGCATCGCCTCGCCGCTGTACCTGATCCCGGCGCTCAGCGGAGTGGACGTGTTCCAGAAGGTGCCCTGGCTGCGAGCCTCGAAGATGAAGCGGGAGGTGGACGAGGCCATCTACGCGCTCATCGCCCACCGGCGCGCGCAGCCGGCGGATCCCCGGCGCCAGGACATGCTCAGCCTGCTGTTGGAGAGCCGGGACGAGGCGGGCCAGCCCCTCACCGACAGGGAGCTGCGCGACGCGCTCTTCACCGTGATCGTGGCGGGATATGAGACCACGGCGATCGGCATGTGCTTCACCGTGGAGCGGCTGCTCTCCACGCCCGAGGCCCTGGCTCGCGTGCACGAGGAGCTGGAGCGGGTGGTGGGAGACACGGAGCTCCAGGCGGAGCATCTCGGCCAGCTCGAGTACCTGGACGCGGTCATCAAGGAGACGCTGCGGCTGAGGCCGGTGGTGCCGCTCGTATCGCGCCGGACGAAGGTGCCGTTCGAGCTGTCCACCTACACGCTGCCTCCCGAGACGATGCTGGTACCGGGCATCGCGCTCACCCACCTGCGCGAGGACATCTACCCGGAGCCCGATAGCTTCCAACCGGAGCGCTTCCTCGGGAAGAAGCCGGACCCGTACGCGTGGCTGCCCTTCGGGGGAGGCTCGCGCCGGTGCCTGGGCATGGCGCTCTCGTTGTTCGAGATGAAGGTGGTCCTGGCCACGATGCTGCGCCGGGCGAAGCTGCGGCTGGCCTCGAAGCGCCCCATCCACATGGTGCGCCGGAGCATCATGTTCGCGCCCTCGAGGGGAATGCCCGTGGTGCTGGACGAGGTGCGGCCCCGGTTCGGCCAACCCCAGAAGCAGGTGGCCTGA
- a CDS encoding type I polyketide synthase: MKLLTRSSTLPDMDHRARLTNALLAIKKLQGELEAAGRSRREPIALIGMSCRFPGGAEDPETFWRQLREGLDAIREVPRERWDPDAWYDPDPEARGKILTRYGGFVDGLRDFDPGFFGISPREAAAMDPQQRLVLEVGWEALERAGVAPDRLGGSRTGVFVGVGLDDFSQLHLRAGDVEALDVYSGTGAGLCFTAGRLSFVLGLQGPSLTVDTACSSSLVALHLACQSLRAGDCRMALAGGVNVILSPEVNVYLSRARAISPDGRCKTFDAAADGYVRGEGCGMLVLKRLSDAQADGDTILAVIRGSAVNHDGASSGLTVPNGPAQQGVIRAALENAGLEPSRVGYVEAHGTGTSLGDPIEVEALAGVLGAGRSQERPLLVGAVKTNIGHLETAAGMAGVIKAAQAVRYGEVPPNLHLHTPNPLIPWSELPVKVPTALTPWPAGDGPRVAGVSSFGLSGTNAHVLVEEAPPSEPLPVEATPRPQHLLTLSARDEGALRRMAERYARDVAAHPERSIADVCFTANTGRARFVHRAAIVVASHEELREKLEAVAGGEERAGVVRGQVARGKKPRVGFLFTGQGSQYVGMGRELYETAPVFREALDRCEEILRPLLPRPLLSVMFGREPGDGELLSRTQYTQPALFALEYALAELWRSWGVEPQVVLGHSVGEVAAACVAGVFSLEDGLKLIAERGRLMQSLPAGGAMAAVFAPEEKVREALAGQEAKVSVAAFNGPGETVISGSGEGVEAVLAKLSAEGVRAKRLVVSHAFHSPLMEPVLEAFGRVAEGVGYAEPKLKLVANVTGKVAEAGEVTRGEYWRRHVREPVRFAQGVKALVEAGVDVVVEVGPKATLLGMSKQCVAEGGPEWMASLREGQGEWKQMLSALGALWVRGAEVDWAALESGAARRRVQLPTYPWQRQTHWVKPPRVSRSSSRVSGAHPLLGRRVRSPALKEQLFESEISVDSLPFLDDHRIYGTVVVPGASHVAMMLCAAAQVLGPGPCSIEDVTFPRALRLEEGETRALQLVWSPEGSGAGCRVYSREAGNAEEPTWLLHATGTARRVTRVAEAPPVGTPELKDISPEGFYQNVLERGIALGPGFQWLKRIQCREGEAWGELHCPSSITDARHYPLHPTLIDACIQLFGATWLVDGFDSTAYVPLGLEAFHFHAPPSPVLKARAVLRPGSSPSKERFTGDVVVLDEGGRVVAELVGLSAKRAPRDALMPSSREQWLYALEWQRATLPAPAPEAELGGWLIVGEPRGLGTWLAEALQARGQRVVLAPPDGEVLEPLRSGTASWGVVSLEALEMPPPESLSAEALDVAEARLCGGTLRLVQALARSAVRSRVWWVTRGAQPVEGSGVAVAQAPLWGMGMALAAEHPEWRASLVDLDPAGSEEESARALADVLLAGGSEDRVALRGPERFVARLVARPESARPVAEPAPVRLQVASRGTLEGLRLEPMTRRPPGPGEVEVRVRATGLNFRDVLNALGMYPGDAGPLGLECSGEVVAVGEGVQGLAPGDAVIAMPPGCFATHATSRADFVARRPSWMSDAEAATLPIAFLTADFALARIARMKAGDRVLIHAAAGGVGLAAVQLAQKAGAEIFATAGNPEKRRFLESLGVRHVMDSRSLGFADEVRARTGGRGVDIVLNSLAGDFIPRSIEVLAPGGRFVEIGKTGIWSPEQVARLRGDVSYAVFALDALAASEPARVAEAFRELMPRVESGELKPLPHRVFPLEQAPDAFRYMAQARHIGKVVLTQAAEAVVRAEASYLVTGGLGGLGLAVARWLVEEGARHLVLMGRSAPSEEARAVLGELEAAGARVRVVSGDVADAGSLARVLADIDRSLPPLRGVFHLAGVLDDGMLVQQGWERFQRVLAPKVRGSWNLHLATCERPLDFFVLFSSGASMLGSAGQGNYAAGNAFLDALAHFRRARGLPALSINWGPWAEGGMASRVTLDRWVARGMGLIPPSEGMRLLGALMRQTSPQLGVLPVHWDTFVQGAVPPVLSGLVSRSSRTVEVPAAVSSGPSLLETLAEAVPSRRRGVAVAQLQEQVRRVLQLGGPVDPKQPLRELGLDSLMAVELRNALGKAVGRTLPVTLLFDHPTLDALAELLLGMVPAEAPEAPAAPAEATPSSLDGLTEAQVEALLLEELERLKY; this comes from the coding sequence GTGAAACTCCTGACCCGCTCGTCCACTCTCCCCGACATGGATCATCGCGCCCGACTGACGAACGCGTTGCTTGCGATCAAGAAGCTGCAGGGAGAGCTCGAAGCCGCCGGGCGTTCCCGGCGCGAGCCCATCGCCCTCATCGGCATGTCCTGCCGTTTTCCCGGTGGCGCCGAGGATCCCGAGACCTTCTGGCGGCAGCTGCGCGAGGGCCTGGATGCCATCCGCGAGGTGCCTCGGGAGCGGTGGGATCCGGACGCCTGGTACGATCCGGATCCGGAGGCTCGGGGGAAGATCCTGACGCGCTACGGTGGGTTCGTGGACGGGCTGCGGGACTTCGATCCGGGCTTCTTCGGCATCTCGCCTCGAGAGGCCGCGGCGATGGATCCCCAGCAGCGGCTGGTGCTGGAGGTGGGCTGGGAGGCGCTCGAGCGCGCGGGCGTGGCACCGGATCGACTCGGTGGGAGCCGGACCGGGGTGTTCGTCGGCGTGGGGTTGGACGACTTCTCGCAACTGCACCTGCGCGCCGGAGACGTGGAGGCCCTGGACGTCTACAGCGGCACCGGCGCCGGCCTGTGCTTCACCGCGGGGCGTCTGTCGTTCGTCCTCGGGTTGCAGGGCCCGAGCCTCACGGTGGACACGGCGTGCTCGTCCTCGCTGGTGGCGTTGCACCTGGCCTGTCAGAGCCTGCGCGCGGGGGACTGCCGCATGGCCCTGGCGGGTGGCGTGAACGTCATCCTCTCGCCCGAGGTGAACGTCTATCTGTCCCGGGCGCGGGCGATCTCCCCGGACGGGCGGTGCAAGACGTTCGACGCGGCGGCCGACGGCTACGTGCGCGGCGAGGGCTGCGGAATGCTGGTGCTCAAGCGCCTGTCCGATGCCCAGGCCGATGGTGACACCATCCTGGCCGTCATCCGTGGCTCGGCGGTGAACCACGACGGCGCGAGCAGCGGGCTGACGGTGCCCAATGGCCCGGCCCAGCAGGGCGTCATCCGCGCGGCACTGGAGAACGCCGGGTTGGAGCCGTCCCGCGTGGGTTACGTCGAGGCCCATGGCACCGGCACCTCGCTGGGAGATCCCATCGAAGTGGAGGCGCTCGCGGGAGTGCTGGGTGCAGGGCGTTCCCAGGAGCGGCCGCTGCTCGTTGGCGCGGTGAAGACGAACATCGGGCACCTGGAGACCGCGGCCGGAATGGCCGGAGTCATCAAGGCCGCGCAGGCGGTGCGGTATGGGGAGGTTCCTCCCAACCTGCACCTGCACACGCCCAACCCGCTCATTCCGTGGAGCGAGTTGCCCGTGAAGGTGCCCACCGCCCTGACGCCGTGGCCGGCCGGGGATGGGCCGCGCGTGGCGGGGGTGAGCTCCTTCGGCCTGAGCGGGACGAACGCGCACGTGTTGGTGGAAGAGGCGCCACCCTCCGAGCCCCTGCCGGTGGAGGCCACGCCTCGCCCACAGCACCTGCTCACCCTGTCCGCGCGAGACGAGGGTGCGCTGCGGCGGATGGCGGAGCGGTATGCGCGCGATGTGGCCGCCCACCCGGAGCGGTCGATCGCGGACGTGTGCTTCACCGCGAACACCGGGCGCGCGCGCTTCGTGCACCGGGCGGCGATCGTCGTGGCGTCCCATGAGGAGCTGCGCGAGAAGCTGGAGGCGGTGGCGGGAGGGGAAGAGCGCGCCGGAGTGGTGCGAGGGCAGGTCGCGCGAGGGAAGAAGCCACGCGTGGGGTTCCTGTTCACAGGGCAGGGAAGCCAGTACGTGGGCATGGGCCGAGAGCTGTACGAGACGGCGCCCGTGTTCCGGGAGGCACTGGACAGGTGTGAGGAGATTCTGCGCCCGCTGCTGCCAAGGCCGCTGCTGTCGGTGATGTTCGGGCGGGAACCCGGAGACGGGGAGCTGCTGTCGAGGACGCAGTACACGCAGCCGGCGCTGTTCGCGCTGGAGTACGCGCTGGCGGAGCTGTGGCGCTCGTGGGGAGTGGAGCCGCAGGTGGTGCTGGGCCACAGCGTGGGAGAGGTGGCGGCGGCGTGTGTGGCGGGAGTGTTCAGCCTGGAAGACGGGCTGAAGCTGATAGCGGAGCGCGGAAGGTTGATGCAGTCGCTGCCAGCCGGTGGAGCCATGGCGGCGGTGTTCGCGCCCGAGGAGAAGGTGAGGGAGGCGCTGGCGGGCCAGGAGGCGAAGGTGTCGGTGGCGGCCTTCAACGGGCCGGGCGAGACGGTGATTTCGGGAAGCGGCGAGGGCGTGGAGGCAGTGCTGGCGAAGCTGTCAGCGGAGGGAGTGAGGGCGAAGAGGCTGGTGGTGTCGCACGCGTTCCACTCGCCGCTGATGGAGCCGGTGCTGGAGGCATTCGGGAGGGTGGCGGAGGGAGTGGGGTACGCGGAGCCGAAGCTGAAGCTGGTGGCGAATGTGACGGGGAAGGTGGCGGAGGCCGGGGAGGTGACGAGAGGGGAGTACTGGCGGAGGCACGTAAGGGAGCCGGTGCGATTCGCCCAGGGCGTGAAGGCGCTGGTGGAGGCGGGGGTGGACGTGGTGGTGGAGGTGGGCCCGAAGGCGACGCTGCTGGGGATGAGCAAGCAGTGCGTGGCGGAGGGAGGCCCGGAGTGGATGGCCTCGCTGAGGGAGGGGCAGGGCGAGTGGAAGCAGATGCTCTCGGCGCTCGGAGCCCTGTGGGTACGGGGCGCGGAAGTGGACTGGGCCGCGCTGGAGTCCGGAGCGGCACGGCGCCGCGTCCAGTTGCCCACCTACCCGTGGCAACGCCAGACGCACTGGGTGAAGCCGCCTCGTGTGAGCCGCTCGTCCTCGCGGGTCTCCGGAGCGCATCCGCTGCTGGGTCGCCGGGTGCGCTCGCCCGCGCTCAAGGAGCAGCTCTTCGAGAGCGAGATCTCCGTCGACTCGCTGCCCTTCCTGGATGATCACCGGATCTACGGCACCGTCGTCGTCCCCGGTGCGAGCCACGTCGCGATGATGCTCTGCGCGGCGGCCCAGGTGTTGGGGCCGGGGCCGTGCTCGATCGAGGATGTGACGTTTCCGAGGGCCTTGCGGCTGGAGGAGGGCGAGACGCGAGCCCTGCAGCTCGTGTGGAGCCCCGAGGGTTCGGGCGCGGGCTGCCGCGTCTACAGTCGTGAGGCCGGGAACGCCGAGGAGCCCACGTGGTTGCTCCACGCCACGGGCACCGCACGCCGCGTCACTCGCGTGGCCGAGGCACCTCCCGTCGGCACCCCGGAGCTGAAGGACATCTCTCCCGAGGGCTTCTACCAGAACGTCCTGGAGCGCGGCATCGCGCTCGGGCCGGGCTTCCAGTGGTTGAAGCGCATCCAGTGCCGCGAGGGCGAGGCCTGGGGCGAGCTGCACTGTCCGTCTTCCATCACGGATGCTCGGCACTACCCGCTACACCCCACGCTCATCGACGCGTGCATCCAACTCTTTGGTGCCACCTGGCTCGTGGATGGCTTCGACTCCACGGCCTATGTGCCGCTCGGCCTCGAGGCCTTCCACTTCCACGCTCCTCCGAGTCCGGTCCTGAAGGCCCGGGCCGTGCTGCGTCCGGGAAGCTCGCCCTCGAAGGAGCGCTTCACGGGTGACGTGGTGGTCCTCGACGAGGGCGGACGCGTGGTGGCCGAGCTCGTGGGGCTCAGCGCGAAGCGGGCGCCTCGCGACGCGCTCATGCCGTCGAGCCGCGAGCAGTGGCTGTACGCGCTGGAGTGGCAACGCGCCACGCTTCCGGCTCCCGCTCCCGAGGCGGAGCTCGGGGGATGGCTCATCGTCGGTGAGCCACGGGGGCTCGGCACCTGGCTGGCCGAGGCACTCCAGGCGCGAGGCCAACGGGTGGTGCTCGCTCCTCCAGACGGAGAGGTACTGGAGCCGCTGCGCTCCGGCACGGCGTCGTGGGGAGTGGTCTCCCTGGAGGCGCTGGAGATGCCCCCGCCCGAGTCGCTCTCGGCCGAGGCCCTGGATGTGGCCGAGGCGCGGCTCTGTGGCGGCACGCTGCGTCTGGTACAGGCGTTGGCTCGCAGCGCGGTGCGTTCTCGCGTGTGGTGGGTGACGCGCGGAGCACAGCCCGTGGAGGGCTCGGGCGTTGCGGTGGCACAGGCGCCTCTGTGGGGCATGGGGATGGCGCTCGCGGCCGAGCACCCCGAATGGCGGGCCTCGCTGGTGGACCTGGATCCCGCGGGCTCCGAGGAGGAGTCCGCGCGGGCCCTCGCCGACGTGCTGCTCGCGGGAGGGAGCGAGGATCGCGTGGCCCTGCGCGGTCCGGAGCGTTTCGTGGCGCGGCTGGTGGCCCGTCCCGAGAGCGCCCGCCCCGTCGCCGAGCCCGCGCCGGTCCGGCTCCAGGTGGCGTCTCGCGGCACACTCGAGGGCCTCCGTCTGGAGCCCATGACCCGCCGCCCACCAGGCCCCGGTGAGGTGGAAGTGCGCGTGCGCGCCACCGGCCTCAACTTCCGTGACGTGCTCAACGCCCTCGGCATGTACCCCGGGGATGCCGGGCCGCTCGGACTGGAGTGCTCCGGAGAGGTGGTGGCGGTGGGCGAGGGCGTCCAGGGGCTCGCGCCCGGGGACGCCGTCATCGCCATGCCTCCGGGTTGCTTCGCCACCCATGCCACCTCGCGCGCGGACTTCGTCGCCCGGCGGCCCTCGTGGATGAGTGACGCGGAGGCGGCGACGCTGCCCATCGCGTTCCTCACCGCCGACTTCGCGCTCGCTCGCATCGCCCGGATGAAGGCGGGAGATCGGGTGCTCATCCATGCCGCGGCCGGTGGTGTGGGCCTGGCCGCCGTGCAGCTCGCGCAGAAGGCCGGTGCGGAGATCTTCGCCACCGCCGGCAACCCGGAGAAGCGCCGCTTCCTGGAGTCGCTCGGCGTCCGGCACGTGATGGATTCGCGCTCGCTCGGCTTCGCCGATGAAGTCCGGGCTCGCACGGGTGGGCGTGGGGTGGACATCGTCCTCAACTCGCTGGCCGGAGACTTCATCCCGCGCAGCATCGAGGTGCTGGCTCCGGGCGGGCGCTTCGTGGAGATCGGCAAGACGGGCATCTGGAGCCCCGAGCAGGTGGCGCGGCTGCGCGGCGATGTGTCCTATGCCGTCTTCGCGCTCGATGCGCTCGCCGCCAGCGAGCCGGCCCGGGTGGCCGAGGCCTTCCGCGAGCTGATGCCGCGCGTGGAGTCCGGAGAGCTGAAGCCGCTGCCCCATCGCGTCTTCCCGCTCGAGCAGGCCCCGGACGCCTTCCGCTACATGGCGCAGGCCCGGCACATCGGGAAGGTGGTGCTGACGCAGGCGGCGGAGGCGGTGGTTCGCGCGGAGGCCTCGTACCTCGTGACGGGTGGCCTGGGCGGACTGGGCCTCGCGGTGGCCCGGTGGTTGGTCGAGGAGGGGGCACGGCATCTGGTGCTCATGGGGCGCAGCGCTCCCTCGGAAGAGGCCCGTGCCGTGCTCGGTGAGCTGGAAGCCGCGGGAGCCCGGGTGCGTGTGGTCTCGGGGGATGTGGCGGATGCCGGCAGCCTCGCCCGCGTCCTGGCGGACATCGATCGCTCCCTGCCTCCGCTTCGAGGCGTGTTCCACCTGGCCGGTGTGCTCGATGACGGCATGCTGGTGCAACAGGGCTGGGAGCGCTTCCAGCGGGTCCTCGCTCCCAAGGTGCGGGGCTCGTGGAACCTTCACCTCGCCACGTGCGAGCGGCCCCTGGACTTCTTCGTGTTGTTCTCCTCGGGCGCCTCGATGCTGGGCTCGGCGGGGCAGGGCAACTACGCCGCGGGCAACGCCTTCCTCGACGCCCTGGCTCATTTCCGCCGCGCGCGGGGACTGCCGGCGCTCAGCATCAACTGGGGCCCGTGGGCCGAGGGAGGCATGGCCTCGCGTGTGACGCTCGATCGCTGGGTGGCCCGAGGCATGGGGCTCATCCCTCCGAGCGAGGGCATGCGGTTGCTCGGCGCGTTGATGCGCCAGACGTCTCCGCAGCTGGGCGTGCTCCCCGTGCACTGGGACACCTTCGTCCAGGGCGCCGTCCCGCCCGTGCTGTCCGGGCTCGTCTCTCGCTCCTCCCGCACGGTGGAGGTGCCGGCGGCGGTTTCCTCGGGGCCCTCGCTGCTGGAGACGCTCGCGGAGGCGGTGCCCTCGCGGCGGCGTGGCGTGGCCGTTGCCCAGCTGCAGGAGCAGGTGCGGCGGGTGTTGCAGCTCGGAGGCCCGGTGGATCCGAAGCAGCCACTGCGCGAGCTGGGGCTGGACTCGCTCATGGCCGTGGAGCTGCGCAACGCGTTGGGCAAGGCCGTGGGCCGCACGCTGCCCGTCACGCTGTTGTTCGATCACCCCACGCTGGACGCGCTCGCGGAGCTGCTTCTGGGCATGGTCCCCGCGGAAGCGCCCGAGGCGCCAGCGGCTCCGGCGGAAGCGACGCCGTCCTCGCTGGACGGACTCACGGAAGCACAGGTGGAGGCCCTGCTCCTCGAGGAGCTGGAGCGTCTCAAGTACTAG